The following proteins come from a genomic window of Pseudomonas putida:
- the plsX gene encoding phosphate acyltransferase PlsX, translated as MSAQVIAIDAMGGDFGPRSIVQASIACLSATPSLHLTLVGQPSLLEDLVSGLPAADRARLQIVAASEVVGMDERPSQALRGKPDSSMRIALELVRDGKAQACVSAGNTGALMALSRFVLKTLPGIDRPAMVAAIPTQTGYCQLLDLGANVDCSAENLYQFAVMGSVAAQALGVHRPRVALLNIGTEDIKGNQQVKLAATLLQNARGLNYVGFVEGDGLYRGEADVVVCDGFVGNILLKSSEGLATMIGARIEKLFKGGAFARVAGAVAMPLLKRLQADLAPARHNGASFLGLQGIVIKSHGSAGVQGFQSAIQRALIEIQENLPQRLHGRLEDLLP; from the coding sequence TTGTCCGCTCAGGTCATCGCGATCGACGCAATGGGCGGGGACTTCGGTCCCCGCAGCATTGTCCAGGCTAGCATTGCCTGCCTTTCGGCTACCCCCTCGCTGCACCTGACCCTCGTCGGTCAACCCTCCCTCCTTGAAGATCTCGTCAGTGGCCTGCCAGCTGCGGATCGCGCGCGCCTGCAGATTGTCGCCGCCAGTGAGGTGGTCGGCATGGACGAGCGGCCATCCCAGGCGTTGCGCGGCAAGCCGGATTCGTCGATGCGCATCGCCCTCGAACTGGTACGCGACGGAAAAGCCCAGGCCTGCGTCAGTGCCGGCAATACCGGGGCGCTGATGGCGTTGTCGCGCTTTGTGCTCAAGACTCTGCCGGGTATCGACCGGCCGGCCATGGTGGCGGCGATCCCGACCCAGACGGGTTACTGCCAACTGCTCGATCTGGGCGCCAATGTCGACTGCAGTGCCGAAAACCTCTACCAGTTCGCTGTAATGGGCTCTGTGGCTGCCCAGGCTCTGGGTGTGCACCGGCCAAGGGTCGCGCTGTTGAATATCGGTACCGAGGACATCAAGGGTAACCAGCAGGTCAAGCTGGCTGCCACGCTGTTGCAGAATGCCCGCGGCCTCAACTATGTCGGTTTCGTCGAAGGGGATGGCCTGTACCGGGGTGAGGCAGACGTGGTGGTGTGCGACGGTTTTGTCGGCAACATACTGCTCAAGTCCAGCGAAGGCCTGGCGACGATGATCGGTGCGCGCATCGAAAAACTGTTCAAGGGCGGTGCTTTTGCCCGCGTTGCCGGAGCCGTTGCCATGCCGCTGCTTAAACGTCTGCAAGCCGACCTGGCGCCGGCGCGGCACAATGGGGCGAGCTTCCTGGGGCTGCAGGGTATCGTTATCAAGAGCCATGGTTCGGCGGGCGTGCAGGGGTTTCAGAGTGCCATCCAGCGGGCGCTGATCGAAATTCAGGAAAACCTGCCGCAGCGGCTGCATGGCCGCCTTGAAGACCTGTTGCCTTAG
- the rpmF gene encoding 50S ribosomal protein L32 produces MAVQQNKKSRSARDMRRSHDALSENALSVEKTTGEVHLRHHVSPEGVYRGRKVVDKGADE; encoded by the coding sequence ATGGCTGTTCAGCAGAACAAAAAATCCCGCTCTGCCCGTGACATGCGCCGTTCGCACGACGCCCTGTCGGAAAACGCGCTGTCGGTAGAGAAAACCACCGGTGAAGTTCACCTGCGTCACCACGTTTCGCCAGAAGGCGTATACCGTGGTCGCAAAGTGGTCGACAAGGGCGCTGACGAGTAA
- a CDS encoding metal-binding protein, protein MLNDPIPPHVDPRKLADRGVTLNGSLQLADLERLCDPLSDNVGTVQAKFDFERDEQHVVVIHSELDVEVKMVCQRCLELVTLPIHSECTYAVVKEGANTQSLPKGYDVLELGEDPLDLQALVEEELLLALPIVPAHHPEECQQPAGADEPESSKDEVSRSNPFSVLAQLKRDPNV, encoded by the coding sequence ATGTTGAATGACCCGATTCCACCTCACGTTGACCCGCGCAAATTAGCCGATCGTGGCGTAACCCTTAACGGTTCGCTGCAACTCGCTGATTTGGAAAGACTCTGCGACCCGCTTTCCGACAATGTCGGTACGGTGCAGGCGAAGTTCGATTTTGAACGAGATGAACAGCACGTGGTGGTTATCCACAGCGAGCTGGACGTCGAAGTCAAGATGGTTTGCCAGCGTTGTCTTGAGCTGGTCACCCTGCCGATCCACAGCGAATGTACTTACGCAGTGGTGAAGGAGGGTGCGAATACCCAGTCGTTGCCGAAAGGCTATGACGTGCTGGAACTGGGCGAAGATCCTTTGGATCTGCAGGCATTGGTCGAGGAGGAGCTTTTGCTCGCCTTGCCAATCGTGCCTGCTCATCATCCGGAAGAATGCCAGCAGCCGGCGGGCGCAGACGAGCCCGAATCGAGCAAGGACGAGGTATCGCGGTCCAACCCGTTCAGTGTTTTGGCGCAGTTAAAGCGTGACCCAAACGTTTAG